In Juglans regia cultivar Chandler chromosome 13, Walnut 2.0, whole genome shotgun sequence, the following proteins share a genomic window:
- the LOC108983130 gene encoding probable zinc metallopeptidase EGY3, chloroplastic: MASLSVTSHSPLSSWPLKNKKKNSTSTIVSAFNKNPFGQKTHLSFSLYSKPSSRKPLRFCTNIDEQETQPTSSSVAVVSEKPTKDDDLQKTESSAGEIELGKEGDDKEKQQEIDWKTDEEFKKFMGNPSIEAAIKLEKKRADRKLKELNRENSDNPVVAFFNKVVRDSLTREKERLEKAEETFKALDLNKLKSCFGFDTFFATDVRRFGDGGIFIGNLRKPIEEVIPKLEKKLSEAAGREVVLWLMEEKTNDITKQACVVQPKAEMDLQFEATKLSTPWGYVSAIVLCVTTFGTIALTSGFFLKPNATPDDYLADVVPLFAGFITILGVSEITTRVTAARYGVKLSPSFLVPSNWTGCLGVMNNYESLLPNKKALFDIPVARTASAYLTSLVLAIAAFVADGSFNGGDNALYIRPQFFYNNPLLSFIQFVIGPYADDLGNVLPYAVEGVGVPVDPLAFAGLLGMVVTSLNLLPCGRLEGGRIAQAMFGRSTATLLSFATSLLLGIGGLSGSVLCLAWGLFATFFRGGDEIPAKDEITPLGDDRYAWGIVLGLICFLTLLPNGGGTFSSSFFGAPYFRGDL, from the exons ATGGCCTCTCTATCCGTTACCTCACATTCTCCACTGTCCTCATGGCCTctcaagaacaagaaaaagaacagTACAAGTACCATAGTTTCCGCTTTCAACAAAAACCCATTTGGCCAAAAGACACACCTCTCGTTTTCTCTATACTCTAAACCCAGTTCGAGAAAACCTCTCAGGTTCTGCACCAATATAGATGAGCAAGAAACCCAACCTACTTCTTCTTCGGTTGCCGTAGTCTCCGAGAAGCCAACTAAAGACGATGACCTCCAGAAGACTGAGTCGTCTGCAGGAGAAATCGAGTTGGGCAAAGAGGGTGACGATAAAGAGAAACAGCAAGAAATTGACTGGAAGACGGACGAGGAGTTCAAGAAGTTCATGGGCAATCCTTCGATCGAGGCGGCGATAAAGCTGGAGAAGAAGAGGGCAGATAGAAAGCTCAAGGAGCTTAATAGGGAAAATAGCGATAACCCAGTTGTCGCGTTTTTCAATAAAGTGGTGCGTGATAGTTTGACTAGAGAGAAGGAGAGGTTGGAGAAAGCTGAGGAGACCTTCAAGGCTCTTGATCTCAACAAG TTGAAGAGCTGCTTCGGGTTTGACACCTTTTTTGCAACTGATGTTCGGCGTTTCGGAGATGGGGGCATCTTTATTGGCAACTTAAGGAAGCCCATCGAGGAAGTCATTCCCAAACTGGAGAAGAAGCTATCTGAAGCAGCCGGGAGGGAGGTAGTTTTATGGTTAATGGAAGAAAAAACCAATGACATTACGAAACAG GCTTGTGTGGTGCAACCCAAAGCAGAGATGGACCTACAGTTTGAAGCAACCAAGCTAAGCACCCCATGGGGTTATGTCAGTGCAATAGTCTTATGTGTTACAACTTTTGGAACGATAGCTCTGACAAGTGGCTTCTTCTTAAAACCTAATGCTACACCTGATGATTATTTGGCTGATGTTGTGCCTCTCTTTGCTGGCTTCATTACCATTTTGGGAGTTTCTGAG ATAACCACAAGGGTAACTGCAGCTCGTTATGGTGTCAAACTCAGCCCATCTTTTCTCGTGCCATCCAATTGGACAGGGTGCTTGGGAGTGATGAATAACTATGAATCACTGCTTCCAAATAAGAAAGCACTTTTTGATATTCCAGTGGCACGCACAGCGAGCGCATATTTGACATCTCTTGTGCTTGCAATTGCTGCGTTTGTTGCTGATGGTAGCTTTAATGGAGGCGACAATGCTTT GTATATAAGACCACAATTTTTCTATAACAATCCCTTGCTTTCTTTCATCCAGTTTGTCATCGGACCTTATGCAGATGACCTAGGTAACGTACTACCTTATGCAGTGGAAGGTGTTGGAGTTCCTGTTGATCCCCTTGCTTTTGCTGGGCTTTTAG GAATGGTGGTAACTTCTTTGAACTTGTTGCCTTGTGGAAGATTGGAAGGAGGACGAATTGCTCAAGCTATGTTCGGGAGAAGCACTGCTACGTTGCTATCTTTTGCCACATCTCTATTGCTCGGGATAGGTGGACTGAGTGGAAGTGTGCTGTGCTTGGCATGGGGGTTATTTGCAACCTTCTTCCGGGGTGGAGATGAAATACCTGCAAAAGATGAGATTACTCCTTTGGGAGATGACCGCTATGCTTGGGGGATTGTCCTTGGACTAATCTGTTTCCTGACTCTTCTCCCTAATGGGGGAGGGACATTTTCCAGCTCCTTCTTCGGTGCACCGTACTTCAGAGGTGACCTGTAA
- the LOC108983125 gene encoding tubulin alpha chain produces the protein MRECISIHIGQAGIQVGNACWELYCLEHGIQPDGQMPGDKTVGGGDDAFNTFFSETGAGKHVPRAVFVDLEPTVIDEVRTGTYRQLFHPEQLISGKEDAANNFARGHYTIGKEIVDLCLDRIRKLADNCTGLQGFLVFNAVGGGTGSGLGSLLLERLSVDYGKKSKLGFTVYPSPQVSTSVVEPYNSVLSTHSLLEHTDVAVLLDNEAIYDICRRSLDIERPTYTNLNRLVSQVISSLTASLRFDGALNVDVTEFQTNLVPYPRIHFMLSSYAPVISAEKAYHEQLSVAEITNSAFEPSSMMAKCDPRHGKYMACCLMYRGDVVPKDVNAAVATIKTKRTIQFVDWCPTGFKCGINYQPPTVVPGGDLAKVQRAVCMISNSTSVAEVFSRIDHKFDLMYAKRAFVHWYVGEGMEEGEFSEAREDLAALEKDYEEVGAESAEGEDDEGEEY, from the exons ATGAGAGAGTGCATTTCAATCCACATTGGTCAGGCCGGTATTCAGGTCGGCAATGCCTGCTGGGAGCTTTACTGTCTTGAGCACGGCATCCAG CCTGATGGCCAAATGCCAGGTGACAAGACTGTTGGTGGGGGTGATGATGCATTCAACACCTTTTTCAGCGAAACTGGTGCTGGGAAGCATGTCCCTCGAGCTGTCTTTGTTGATCTTGAGCCCACTGTCATTGATGAAGTCAGGACTGGAACCTACCGCCAGCTCTTCCACCCAGAACAGCTAATCAGTGGCAAGGAGGATGCTGCCAACAACTTTGCCCGTGGCCACTATACCA TTGGCAAGGAGATTGTTGATCTGTGCTTGGACCGTATTAGAAAGCTTGCTGACAACTGCACTGGCCTCCAAGGATTCCTAGTATTCAATGCTGTTGGTGGAGGCACTGGTTCTGGGCTTGGCTCCCTTCTCTTGGAGCGATTGTCCGTTGACTATGGCAAGAAATCAAAGCTGGGTTTCACAGTCTACCCTTCTCCCCAGGTCTCCACATCTGTTGTTGAGCCGTACAACAGTGTCCTCTCAACGCACTCTCTCCTGGAGCACACTGATGTGGCTGTACTTTTGGACAATGAGGCCATCTATGATATTTGCAGGCGTTCCCTTGATATTGAGAGACCCACCTACACCAACCTCAACCGGCTTGTCTCTCAG GTGATCTCATCTTTGACTGCCTCTCTAAGGTTTGATGGTGCGCTGAATGTAGATGTGACTGAATTTCAGACCAACTTGGTCCCATACCCCAGAATCCACTTCATGCTTTCTTCTTATGCACCAGTCATCTCTGCTGAGAAAGCATATCACGAACAACTCTCAGTGGCTGAAATCACCAACAGTGCTTTTGAACCCTCATCCATGATGGCCAAGTGTGATCCTCGCCATGGCAAGTACATGGCATGCTGCCTCATGTACCGTGGTGATGTTGTGCCTAAAGATGTCAACGCTGCTGTTGCTACTATAAAGACCAAGCGGACCATTCAGTTTGTTGACTGGTGCCCCACTGGATTTAAGTGCGGTATTAACTACCAGCCTCCCACTGTTGTTCCTGGAGGTGATCTTGCCAAGGTGCAGAGGGCTGTTTGCATGATCTCGAACTCAACCAGCGTGGCTGAGGTGTTTTCCCGCATTGACCACAAGTTTGACCTCATGTATGCCAAACGTGCCTTTGTACACTGGTATGTGGGTGAAGGTATGGAGGAAGGAGAATTCTCTGAAGCTCGTGAGGATCTTGCTGCTCTCGAGAAGGATTATGAGGAAGTTGGTGCTGAGTCAGCTGAAGGCGAGGATGATGAAGGCGAGGAGTATTAA
- the LOC108983133 gene encoding protein SHORT HYPOCOTYL IN WHITE LIGHT 1, whose product MSFSVTLSSPLSLSSLTQSQRSEFLSNSSLKFSLRQFHSFHKLPLLQASRRASNFPQGSEGIIDDTRNWSRSISPEFDDDEDDDDDADEDEDRSLDLLVRFVENMFKKISRRARKAVRSVLPVPISSKLVGFSVNGVLMLAFLWVLKAFLEVVCTLGSVVFVCILLIRGLWTGVSYLQENRYQKVNEFDDDRRAWTGSQPAT is encoded by the exons ATGTCGTTCTCGGTGACTCTCTCatcacccctctctctctcatcattaaCTCAGTCTCAACGGTCTGAGTTTCTCTCCAATTCATCTCTCAAATTCTCCCTCCGACAATTCCACTCTTTCCATAAGCTTCCTCTCCTCCAAGCCTCTAGAAGAGCCTCCAATTTCCCTCAG GGAAGTGAAGGTATCATTGACGATACTCGCAATTGGAGCCGTTCGATCAGCCCCGAGTTCGATGATGACGAAGATGACGACGACGACGCCGACGAAGACGAAGATAGGAGCTTGGATCTGCTGGTTCGGTTTGTTGAAAATATGTTCAAGAAGATCTCGAGGCGAGCCCGTAAGGCCGTACGATCTGTTTTACCTGTTCCTATATCTTCCAAACTG GTAGGGTTTTCTGTTAACGGAGTCTTAATGCTGGCATTTCTGTGGGTTTTGAAGGCATTCCTTGAG GTTGTTTGCACCCTTGGAAGTGTAGTGTTTGTATGCATCCTACTTATTCGTGGTTTATGGACGGGGGTAAGTTATCTACAAGAAAACCGCTACCAGAAGGTGAATGAATTTGATGATGATCGCCGTGCATGGACAGGTTCACAGCCTGCAACTTGA